In the Populus nigra chromosome 2, ddPopNigr1.1, whole genome shotgun sequence genome, AGAGCGTAAAATCATATCTAATCTAGGtaacaaataaattacattAGAGAATATTATAATATTGGAATATCTGCAGGATCTCTGTATCAATAGTTGCAGCTGGAATATCTTCTTCAATATCTGTTATATTTTCTGCATTATCTTCAATACTCCTCCTCAAGCTGGATCGAGCGGATTGGTAGATCCAAGCTTGCTCAACAACTGGTGAAATTGAATAGATGACAACGCTTTTGTGAGCACATCAGCTAATTGATTATGAGAACGAACATACTGGGGTAAAATAAGTTTGGCTTGAACCTGTTGACGAATGTAGTGACAATCAACTTCGATGTGCTTTGTACGTTCATGAAACACCGGATTGGACGCAATATGCATGGCAACTTGATTGTCACAAAACAATGTCATGGGAGTAACCCCATGAAAACCGAAATCAGCAAGAAGTTGTTTAAGCCATATCAATTCGCAGGCAGCAGAGGCCATagcacgatattctgcttcaACACTTGACCGAGCAACGATAGATTGTTTCTTACTTTTCCAGGACACCAAATTACCACCAATAAACATACAATATCCAGTGGTAGATCGACGATCAAGAGAGTTTCCTGCCTAGTTAGAATCAGCATATCCCATGATGTTGTTATGACCATTGAAAGTTATAACTATGCTACGACCAATAGTGCCTTTCAGATATCGCAAGATAAGTTTTGCCATACCAAGATGTTGAACTGTTGGAGCATGCATATAACCACTGACAAGACTGACAGCAAATGTAATATCCGGTCGAGTGATTGTTAAGAAATGAGTTTTCCAACAATTTGCTGATAGTAAGTGCAAGAAACAAGAGATTTACTGGAAGAGTCCAATGTTAATTTACTGTCTAAAGGGTTGGCAACAGGCTTCGTGTGCAGCATATCGACATCCTGCAATAAATCAATGATGTATTTACGTTGATTGAGAAAAAGTCCTTTACGGGAGGCTGCCATTTCAATGCCTAAGAAATATTTCAATGAACCAAGATCTTTTATCGAAAATTGCTGCTGGAGAGACCGTTTAAGCTGGGCTATGAAAGCTTCATTACTCCCTGTTATAATAAGATAATCGACATATATCAGTACAGCTAGTGTATGATCAGAAACAATTTTAATGAACAAAAAGGAATCTGCAGAGCTTCTTGTAAAACCGAGACTCTCAAGAGCAATGCTTAATTTTGTATGCCAAGCACAAGAGCTCTGCTTCAAGCCATAAATAGATTTGTGAAGCTTGCAAACCAACATAGAGTTTCTACTGTGAGGATGTCCGGGAGGAAGTTTCATGAACACTTCCTCTTCAAGATCTCCATGTAAAAATGCATTGATGACATCCATTTGGAAGAGAGGCCACCCTTGGTTGATAACAACTGAAAGTAAAACTCTAACAGTGGTCATCTTGGCCACAGGAGCAAATGTCTCCTTGTAATCAACACCAAATTTTTTAGTAAAACCTTGTGCCACTAAACAAGCTTTATGGCGATCAACTGTCCCATCTGATTTAAACTTTGTCTTGAATATCCAACGACATCCAACAGCTTCCTTTCCAGCAGGTAATGAGACTATATTCCATGCGTGATTTTCAGTAAGAGCCTTTAATTCTTCATGCATGGCCTACTGCCATACGGGCTGTGATTGAGCTTCTTTAAAGTTTTTCGGTTCATGAACATTGGATATAGAGGTAAGGAATGTACTATGTGTTGGAGACAGTCGATGATAAGATATAAATTTGGAAATAGGGTACCTCACGTTGTAGGTGACATAGTCTTGCATGCGTGATGACGGTTGACGTGTTCGAATAGAAACTCTTCTAGTGAATGGCAGAGCATCAAGAGCATCAAGCAGTTCTGAGTTACTGATATGGTCACTTGTGGAATTGCTGGAATCAATGGCAGACTGGAGGTGAATCTGTTGGTCAATCTGCAGAATATCATTGCTGGGATTAGAAGCAGGATTAGTTGCAGCTGGAAGTTGATTCTGTCCCAGACCATCATTGTTGGGTATGAATCCAGTGGAAGATTGAGTGTGTTGGTCCGAATTGGGAAGAACACAATCAATACTAAGAACAATAGACAGAAGATGATTAGTGTTCTCAATACTgggcaaaggaaaaaaattggaCAAAACTTCTCCTTGTTTTCCTGCAGTAAAATATGGTGTGCCTTCAATAAATCTAACATCTCTGGACACATACAATTTCTTCAACAACGGGTCATAACATTTATATCCTTTTTGGGTTGTGGAGTAGCCCAAAAAAATACACTTGCTTGCTCTAGGATCTAATTTATCCCAGTGAGTAGCTGATAAATGCATGAAACAAGTGCAGCCAAACACCTTGATGTGTGATAAATCCGGAACCTTATTTTGCAAAACTTCAAGAGGAGATTTAAATTCCAGCACTCGACTGGGTAAGCGATTGACAAGATAAACAGCAGTAAGGATTCCATATGACCAGAAGTGTTTTAGAACATTCATTTGAAGAATGATGGCACGAGTTTTTTCAAGCAGGTCACAATTTTTGTGTTCAGATACCCCATTTTATTGAGGTGTACCAACACAACTAGTCTGATGCACAATTCCGTTAGAATGTAAATATTTTGACATGTCTTTGGACATATATTCGGTGCCATTATCAAATTGAAGGATTTTAATATGAGTAGAATACTGATTAAGGATGAATGAATGAAAATCCTTAAAGCAATCAAATACGTCATGTTTAGTTTTCAGTAGATACACTCAAGTGACtctagagaaatcatcgatgaaagagataaaatatttaaaatcatcaatagaAACATAAAAGGGGCCCCATACATCTGAATGAATAAGTTTAAAAACATGAGTGGTTTTTGACTTTGAAAGGAAAAAGGGAAGTCACATAGATTTCGAAAAATGACAAATCTCACAATTGAGAGGTTCTTGTATTGGGACGGATTTTATTTTACCAAGAACAAACTCTAAAGGGTGCGCTAGTCGACTATGCCATAAGAGGTGCTCATGTGAATAATTAATGGTTGCTTGAAAACTCCTGGGGACTAGAGATTTATGAGAGATATAATAGAGACCATGTAGAAAAAATCTTTCACCAATCATCTTCTTGGTGACAAGATCTTGAAATACAACCTTCGATGAGGTAAAAATTACTTCACAGTTGAGAGTAGCTATAATTTTACTAACAGAAAGCAATCGAAATGGGAAAGAGGTAAGAAAAAGACATTTGATTCTATCTTATTAGACAGTAGGTTGATCTTACCTTTTCCCTTAACATAAGCATTTTTTCCGTTAGCAACAGACACAAAAGTGGGACGAACAAAGGATTTAAAATCATGGATGCTGGTTAACTTATTGGACATATGATCAGTGGCACCCGAATCAATTATCCAAAGATCATGCAAATTTACAAGTTCTAACGCAGTCATAAAAGCAAGTAGTTTACCTTGTTTTCCAGGTCTATCTCTGCTAGAAAATCAGCAAAGTGGCTAAGGAGTGCAGCTGATTGCTTCTGATCCTGACTAGTTTATTGATCAGGTGACTTGCCCTGGACTTGCTTGTCTTgcaaataatttgcaaaatcAGATATCAAGGTTCCCGGAGTAGCAGGAAAAATCTCGGTGTGGTTGGAATTATTATGGGCAAGGTATGACTTAGAATTGTTTGCACGTCTTGTTTGCCTCCTGAAATCCTTTGCAAATTTAGGCTTGAGTTCGGGATGTAGAAGCCAGCAACGATCCATATGATGACCAATATTATGACAGTATTGGCACTTGGAATCAGGTTGTTTCCCTTTGTAAGCTTTATTCTCAGATAGTGACCTGTACTGACCATGATCAGCATTTCTAGAACTCTTGTCTCGCGGCAGCAACTTGGTTTGATAAGCACGAGTATCCGACACACCAGCTTCCTGAGTCATTACTTTTCTGTGTATTTCTTCACGTTGAATGGTGGCACACACTAATTTAAAAGTGGGTAGTTCAGGGTTCATTAGAATGTGGCTTCGCAGATCTTTAAAATCTGAACTGAGACTCGCTAATAGCTGAAAAATTTTGTCCTCCTCAGTCCTTTTTCGTAGTATGGTGGCATCTGTAGTGTGAGGTCTGTACATTTCCAATTCATTCCACAAGTTTTTAAAACTACCCAATAATTGAACAAAAGGTTTGTCTTCTTGGTGAAGGCTGGCAACTTCACGATGGATCTGGAAAATCCTGGCAGAATTGTTTGATTCCCATACATGTCACGAATAGCATCCCATAGATCAGAAGATGATTCTGAGAAACTAAATATTTCAGCAAGGTTTCTTTCCATGGAGTTGAGAATCCATGACATAACCAGTTGGTCTTTGAACAACCATGCTTCATATTCCCCGGATCATTCACTTCAGGAGAAACAGTTGAACCATTgataaaactcaatttagatCTTCCATCAAGGGCAATGGGTACAGCCCTTGACCAAGAAAGGTAGTTGAACTCATTCAATAATACAGAGCTTAATTTGTGGGAGGTGTTTGTGTCGTCTGAGTAACTAACTGGTGTAGAGAATATGGAGCCAACATCAATGGCTTCTTTCAAGTGGCCTTTCATGGCAGCACAACTGACTCTGCCtatggtaaataaaaaatttagagaacCTGCTTTGATACCATGAAGAAATTTAAGACAATGTTTTACAGAAAGAGAACTTTAATCGTGTTACTGTTCTGTTATtctatacatgtatatatagcAGGAAATTATGTGGCAAGGAAAGACAATCTTACTCATAATTTCTCCAAGAATCTCGTTAGGATTTCAGACTAATAATAACAGAGCATAAAATCATGTCTAATCTAGGTAACAAATATGTTacattagaaaatattataatattggaATATCTGCAGAATCTCTGTAGATCTCTGTATCATTAATTGCAGCTGGAATATCTTCTTcaatatatattgtattttctGCATTATCTTCAATATTatcctttaaaatatattttgtaggATCATTACATTGTTTATGGTAGATGAAACCATGCTAGTCAAAGATTGTATCGAATTTGAGCTTCATTGGAAGATGTATCGAGCAATGTTTTTGCTTTATGCATCTTGATGTTTTTGGGAGTTGGGTGGGCATGGGGAAATGAACTTTACCACTTGAGCAACATGGCGAAAACTTAGGATATCATTTAGAAGAGGCTGAATTAAAGACGTTCATGATCCAGGAAGCTAGGAGCACTGCAATACTCGCATGCAAAAACCAGCTTGTCTCTAAAATCAAGATAGATAGGCACTGTGGGGCTGGCCTGAAagcttgtgttttctttttatatgatgCATAATTTGATGTTGGTGCTTGAAAATGTAATGATTGGGAACGATATATATATCAAGCTACAACGAGGCCGGGAAGAACAGGTTATCAGCTAGCAAAAGGCTCTTATGAAAGCTACGTACGAGGCATGCATGGCCTGCTATAATTAAACGCAGGGCCGGTGAATACTGAGAAAATTAAGCACCTGAGGTTGAAGGCTCTGATACTCTTATGATTGTAAAATCATTTGAATGATTACTACTGTAAGAATCTTCAATGTTCATATGATTAAAAGACGATTTTGTTGAAGCTTGATGAACACATTTGGCTGAGTTAAATTCAAAAGGTTTATAAATCGGTGAAATAGGCTTGTTCGCTTCAACAACAGCAGAAGGTTAATCATCCTTGCTCCGAGTTGGCTGTCATCACAAGTGAGCATGAAATATTAGAAAGAACCTGTTCACAGAGCAAGTGACCTTGCAGCATATACCAAGATTATAAGTACTTTCCTCGGAAAAATTACAAcaacatttaacagttttattgATGAAACGATTTCATCGGTATAAAATTaccattttattaataaaaaatttaccaattaattttccaataaaaaaatccgTCGATATAGCGTTTGTTGGTGTGAGATAATCAGCAGCATGCATGCCATGACTTCATTAATTGGCCATtggcaaaagaaaataatctaaaatagcaaagataaaaatgaaaatttacctgttttgtttttataatataacgCGTGGTGggttataaatatttgagaatTACACCAAGGGGACTCAAGGAAAAGTGATAATAAAtcttgttgttaattttttaataattaataaaattataatttaaatagaaaaatacagATGTTTATATCGTTTGTTACTAGTTTATTATTTctacttattttatattttaataattttttaaagtaacaaTTAAGATTAATATTAAGAGATAAATTAGGGCCCGTTTGGGATTGTAGTAGTGGTGACAGTACAAAGTATTTAttgtttagaaatgcattaaaataaaaaaaaataaaaaaaaatatttttaatatcagcatattaaaatatttgcacCGCGTTTCTAAACACATTATAATccctacaataaaaataaaaaaaaaacatgaatgaaacattttttccgagaaatatatattctttgCTCACAAAGTGGGAAGAATAATTGATTAGATTATTGGACcttcttgttatatttttttaattttaaaaaaattgttagaaattatgcatgataaaaaaaaattatagaatgtATGACttgttccatgaaaaaaaaataaagggttttAAATGTATAGGTAATAGAATCCAGATCCAATTAATCAAACCCCAAAAAAAGGTAATTAACCCAATAATCAAAGGTAGATATCCTTCCTTATCAAGCAAGCATAATACATGTGAGAAATGTGGATTGGACGACAATCCGTCTGTGCATACATTCACCAAATGACATCTCCCTCCCTCCCCTCTTGTTTTTATTAAGCTTCAAAAACAAATCACCAGCCCACCCAAAGCCAAGCCAAGCCAAGCCATCCAGTCCAGTACCTTTCGAGTTTCAAAAGAATTGCAGCGAGAGAAAATAAATGGCGGGGTTGATTTCTTTGAGATCAACAAGGGTTCCTTTCCTTACCAAACCCAAACCTTCTCCTCTCCATCACGGGCCCAACAACTTCTCCATGAACCCAAACCCGGGTTCCGGGAATCGGTTTTCCGTTACCTCCATTAAAGCTCAACAGGTTTGTTTGTTATGTGGATTGATTAGTTTTCtgaattgttattattattgttattaattgatttatttaatttgcagGCTGAGGCTTCAACAGTGAACAAGGAAGATGAGCTAAAAGCGAAGGAATGGGAAGTGAGGATGCTGCAAGAAGAGGTAGCTGCTAGCCAAGGTATAAGAATCAGACGAAGGCCACCCACTGGCCCACCTGTGCACTATGTGGGACCCTTTGAATTTCGGATTCAGAATGAAGGCAACACTCCTCGTAACATCCTTGAGGAAATTGTTTGGAACAAGGATGTGGAAGTTTCTCACGTAAGTAATAATCACttcattttgttatttcttgatttattatttttttgttagtgaATATATGAATTATGGTGGATACTGTTTTCAGATGAAACAGAGAAAGCCACTTTCTTCGCTAAAGAAATATCTTGAGAATGCTCCTCCCACAAGGGATTTTGTTGGAGCTCTTAGGGAAGCAAATCATCGAACGGGGTTTCCTGGTTTGATTGCTGAAGTCAAGAAGGCTTCACCAAGTAGAGGGATTTTAAGAGAGGATTTTGATCCTGTATGTATATGCCCCTTTTGTTAATTAGCAATACAGGCGGGTTGTGTTTGGCATCATCTAATGCATGCTTTCACCACGACTAATTAGTATTTTCTGGTTCTATATGTTTTTCAGGCTTACacatttctttttcatgtttccCTTGTAATAATTGATGAGCTTTTCTTGGTCAAGTTATGTTTTCTGAGTTGTTGTTGTAGTTTTCTGAATCTGTTTTTTTCCAAGATAAACTTACAGTTATTTTCTTAGACCTTTCTTGTAATGCGATTTTCATACAAATCTATACGATTGTGTTTTTATTGCTGCAAGTGGTGCTTTAATggtttcaggtttttttttttttttaatttaaaactggGAATAACCTTAAAATAGGGATGGCTTCTGCAATTTTGGCATTTTGAATGGTGtgcaaatgtttttgaaaaatcaatggGGGGTTTCGTAGTAATAATGCATTTTCCCCAAAAAAGCCTTCTAGAACTGAAACTATGTTCCAAAAGCCACATTGGCCTGGTAGTAATCTTGTTAGTGATTTCATCATGACTGACTGTTTCTCATGATAGGTTGAAATTGCCAAAGCTTACGAGAAAGGAGGAGCCGCATGTCTTAGTGTTTTGacagatgaaaaatattttaaggtaTGATTTTCTTCCTGGACATCCTTACCAAGCACattcattgtatttttctttcctttttttattactagGATGTGTGGGTACTGTAGCAAAATCATTTTATATGTTCTTTTAATTCGATTTTGCTTTGATAAACGAAGGGGAGCTTTGAAAACCTGGAGGCAATAAGAAATGCTGGAGTAAAGGTATGCTTTTGTGTTCTGCTATTGCTCAACATGTAATGTATTGTACATGCTTGCCTACATCAACGAGAGCATAAAACATGATTCTAATGCTAGCAAATTGTGCAGTGCCCCCTGCTTTGCAAAGAGTTTGTTGTGGACGCATGGCAGATCTTCTATGCTCGGATTAAAGGTGCAGATGcgattcttttaattgctgCTGTTCTTCCTGATCTTGACATCAAATACATGACTAAGATATGCAAGATGCTTGGTTTGACTGCACTTGTGGAGGTCTGAATGGTGCTCCTTTTGGAATTGTTACACTTTTATGTTACTTTTGTCTATACAGGCATCCAATgcaacattttcttttattacatGCTTTGGACAACATTTGCAATTCTTTATACAGACTTTTGTTCATCGTATTTCTTATTTGACCAATTATTAATCTGATGGAACATAGACAAGTTTCTAACCaatcctttaatttgtttttcttatcatgctttgttttttgtaaCATTCAAGTATAACAGCACCATTGACATAAGAAAATTTGTTTGGTTGGTGATCTGAAGTGTTGTTGCTCTTGCTGTTTATCCATAGGTCCATGATGAGAGAGAAATGGATCGCGTACTTGCAATAGAAGGGGTCGAACTTATTGGCATCAACAATCGTAACCTTGGTATACCTTTCAACATCTAAAAACTTGCTTTTTCAAGGACCTCATATATGAAGCTTTCACTTTcaaacattttcaatttttgtaattatgcATGTCATGTACTTTGCCAAGTTGTTCTACCACCTACATATACGACTGACAATATTTCACATATGTGTGCACTCTCAGAAACATTTGAGGTTGATATCAGTAACACAAAGAAGCTTCTTGAAGGAGAGCGCGGTCAGCTTATCCGTCAAAAAGACATAATTGTAAGTGCCTCTTGTCTTGATGAGTGGTGGCAGCTTATCTGATTGTGACCCCCTGATTAGTTGGACTAGAATCCATCATGTAAATGTGTTGTTTCTGACTGTGTGGTGTTCTTGTAAACTGTTGTTTTGATGGGTTCTTTGTTGGACTGTTCAGGTTGTTGGGGAATCTGGGCTATTTACTCCTGATGATATTGCTTATGTGCAAGAAGCTGGTGTCAAAGCAGTAAGTCTACAAATTGAAAATTCCATGCTAGATGTAAAGTTATGCAAATGTTTGAAACCACAGTATATTGTCTTGCCCAGTCATGCAGTCCTTGATGGCCTATAGTTAGAAACAATAATTATGTTGTGACTCGGACTTGTTATGGATTTTCATCCCAGTAACTTGATTTGTATTACCCACGCATGTGAATAACAAATCCACAGTTTGTTATGTGAATCCATAAAGCTGCATTTGCAATGGATAATTATCTAGTGTATATTAGATGTTGAATTTGTAATGCTGTCCTGCAGGTTTTGGTTGGGGAGTCAATTGTGAAACAGAGTGATCCTGGGAAGGGAATATCAGGACTTTTTGGTGAAGATATCTCCTTGTAAGCTCAAAGTAGGAACATCAACCTTGTTGTAGCTGGCATAGAGTGAAGTTAAACTGAGGCACTTGTTACTTACATATACGTGTTCCTGCATCCTTATTTCTCGCCATGCTTTCCCATGATGTCTTGAACTGTAGTGGGAATCATTTTGGGGTTGGTCCAAAAGTTGTATTTGAAACATGTACGCAGTGTTCATTACAATGGAAgaattgtaaaattaatgaTAGATTTCTTATGAAGTAGCGCATctggtttttttctatttgatttgacCGTAAGGAGTGTTCTTGGTCCAAGCTTGCATGGGAGGAATAATATGGAGTGAAAAAGCTTTACGAGATTGGTTGTTAAAGTTGTTGTTTTTGCTTAtggtttatgtattttattttggaaggGTCAATACAACCAAAGTTATAGCAATGTGCACGGGATAATGGCGGGGGAATTTCCTGCTGCGCGCATGGAAACATCGATTCCATTTCTTACCTTCATAGACCTGCTCGGATTTGAATGTGATGTTTCAAGTCGAACCATATTTAAGTACTAGAGATTTAGACGCTCAAAGGGCTGGCTGGATTTGTTGTCTGCCTTGGAAGAAATGGAACCAGTCAAGAATTTCTATGGCCTTCTGCTACAAGGCAGGTATGCTAACTTCCAACCTGAATTAGTGCTCCATTTCTTGTGAGAAAGCATGTGAGATTATCCATTCTCCGAAAGAGTAGAAGAAATTAGTGtctaatattttgattaaagtCTGTACTAATGATACAAAGAGGAGCCAAATAATCCGTCCCATGGAGGCACGAGGAGTACTTGATCGTCTCTGTAATCATAGGCTATATTCATGAAGAGTACTTGAATTTTCACAAATTCTGCCAGT is a window encoding:
- the LOC133682946 gene encoding uncharacterized protein LOC133682946, which translates into the protein MKGHLKEAIDVGSIFSTPVSYSDDTNTSHKLSSVLLNEFNYLSWSRAVPIALDGRSKLSFINGSTVSPEVNDPGNMKHGCSKTNWIFQIHREVASLHQEDKPFVQLLGSFKNLWNELEMYRPHTTDATILRKRTEEDKIFQLLASLSSDFKDLRSHILMNPELPTFKLVCATIQREEIHRKVMTQEAGVSDTRAYQTKLLPRDKSSRNADHGQYRSLSENKAYKGKQPDSKCQYCHNIGHHMDRCWLLHPELKPKFAKDFRRQTRRANNSKSYLAHNNSNHTEIFPATPGTLISDFANYLQDNRDRPGKQGKLLAFMTALELVNLHDLWIIDSGATDHMSNKLTSIHDFKSFVRPTFVSVANGKNAYVKGKGKQGEVLSNFFPLPSIENTNHLLSIVLSIDCVLPNSDQHTQSSTGFIPNNDGLGQNQLPAATNPASNPSNDILQIDQQIHLQSAIDSSNSTSDHISNSELLDALDALPFTRRVSIRTRQPSSRMQDYVTYNAMHEELKALTENHAWNIVSLPAGKEAVGCRWIFKTKFKSDGTVDRHKACLVAQGFTKKFGVDYKETFAPVAKMTTVRVLLSVVINQGWPLFQMDVINAFLHGDLEEEVFMKLPPGHPHSRNSMLVCKLHKSIYGLKQSSCAWHTKLSIALESLGFTRSSADSFLFIKIVSDHTLAVLIYVDYLIITGSNEAFIAQLKRSLQQQFSIKDLGSLKYFLGIEMAASRKGLFLNQRKYIIDLLQDVDMLHTKPVANPLDSKLTLDSSSKSLVSCTYYQQIAGNSLDRRSTTGYCMFIGGNLVSWKSKKQSIVARSSVEAEYRAMASAACELIWLKQLLADFGFHGVTPMTLFCDNQVAMHIASNPVFHERTKHIEVDCHYIRQQVQAKLILPQYVRSHNQLADVLTKALSSIQFHQLLSKLGSTNPLDPA
- the LOC133683174 gene encoding indole-3-glycerol phosphate synthase, chloroplastic-like, giving the protein MAGLISLRSTRVPFLTKPKPSPLHHGPNNFSMNPNPGSGNRFSVTSIKAQQAEASTVNKEDELKAKEWEVRMLQEEVAASQGIRIRRRPPTGPPVHYVGPFEFRIQNEGNTPRNILEEIVWNKDVEVSHMKQRKPLSSLKKYLENAPPTRDFVGALREANHRTGFPGLIAEVKKASPSRGILREDFDPVEIAKAYEKGGAACLSVLTDEKYFKGSFENLEAIRNAGVKCPLLCKEFVVDAWQIFYARIKGADAILLIAAVLPDLDIKYMTKICKMLGLTALVEVHDEREMDRVLAIEGVELIGINNRNLETFEVDISNTKKLLEGERGQLIRQKDIIVVGESGLFTPDDIAYVQEAGVKAVLVGESIVKQSDPGKGISGLFGEDISL